A genomic region of Arachis stenosperma cultivar V10309 chromosome 9, arast.V10309.gnm1.PFL2, whole genome shotgun sequence contains the following coding sequences:
- the LOC130951040 gene encoding F-box/LRR-repeat protein 13-like isoform X1 — translation MRIITRSQSRKKIGRYNQNQNESEGDGGDRISDLPDSILLHIMSFMMIHDVIKTCILSTRWKNLWKSMPNIKLHTADFRNHCVFSEFISGIVSCRDGRGDGDHPLISLDFSRHGYLQNYILTDLMRYVVSKDIQHLKIYVPYNLGLPSFVFSCSSLLSLDLSVSSYDLKRRTRISKPLELPSLVSLRLESVAISVDENCQAEPFSKCVKLKTLSINNFLMISPDSDIDRSGTLVISNAKLANLTIKEYKRYKILVSTPNLRSFTLDGSPFQQLRGKKGMAIELQSSSLA, via the coding sequence ATGAGGATAATAACAAGGAGTCAAAGTAGGAAAAAGATAGGAAGGTACAATCAGAATCAGAATGAGAGTGAAGGTGATGGTGGAGATAGGATCAGTGATTTGCCGGATTCAATTCTGTTGCATATAATGTCATTTATGATGATTCATGACGTTATTAAGACTTGCATTTTGTCAACAAGGTGGAAGAATCTTTGGAAATCCATGCCTAATATTAAATTACACACTGCAGACTTCAGGAACCATTGTGTTTTCTCTGAATTTATTTCCGGTATTGTGTCGTGCCGTGATGGCCGCGGCGATGGCGATCACCCCTTGATTAGCCTGGACTTCAGTCGCCATGGCTATTTGCAAAACTATATCTTGACCGATCTCATGAGATATGTGGTGTCGAAAGATATACAACATCTGAAAATTTATGTTCCATATAATCTTGGTTTGCCTTCTTTTGTGTTCTCTTGTAGCTCCTTGTTATCGCTTGACCTATCGGTTTCTTCGTATGATCTCAAGAGGAGAACAAGAATATCGAAGCCTTTAGAACTCCCGTCGTTGGTGAGTTTGCGCCTTGAAAGTGTTGCAATTTCTGTAGACGAGAATTGCCAAGCAGAACCCTTCTCAAAATGTGTAAAGTTAAAAACCCTGTCCATCAACAATTTTCTGATGATCTCGCCTGATTCTGACATAGACAGGTCAGGAACTCTCGTTATATCGAATGCTAAGCTCGCCAATTTGACCATCAAGGAGTATAAACGGTACAAGATTTTAGTGTCTACACCTAATCTAAGATCATTTACTTTGGATGGTTCTCCTTTTCAACAGTTACGTGGGAAGAAAGGGATGGCTATTGAGCTTCAATCTTCCTCACTAGCATAA
- the LOC130951040 gene encoding F-box/LRR-repeat protein 13-like isoform X2, with translation MRIITRSQSRKKIGRYNQNQNESEGDGGDRISDLPDSILLHIMSFMMIHDVIKTCILSTRWKNLWKSMPNIKLHTADFRNHCVFSEFISGIVSCRDGRGDGDHPLISLDFSRHGYLQNYILTDLMRYVVSKDIQHLKIYVPYNLGLPSFVFSCSSLLSLDLSVSSYDLKRRTRISKPLELPSLVSLRLESVAISVDENCQAEPFSKCVKLKTLSINNFLMISPDSDIDSYVGRKGWLLSFNLPH, from the exons ATGAGGATAATAACAAGGAGTCAAAGTAGGAAAAAGATAGGAAGGTACAATCAGAATCAGAATGAGAGTGAAGGTGATGGTGGAGATAGGATCAGTGATTTGCCGGATTCAATTCTGTTGCATATAATGTCATTTATGATGATTCATGACGTTATTAAGACTTGCATTTTGTCAACAAGGTGGAAGAATCTTTGGAAATCCATGCCTAATATTAAATTACACACTGCAGACTTCAGGAACCATTGTGTTTTCTCTGAATTTATTTCCGGTATTGTGTCGTGCCGTGATGGCCGCGGCGATGGCGATCACCCCTTGATTAGCCTGGACTTCAGTCGCCATGGCTATTTGCAAAACTATATCTTGACCGATCTCATGAGATATGTGGTGTCGAAAGATATACAACATCTGAAAATTTATGTTCCATATAATCTTGGTTTGCCTTCTTTTGTGTTCTCTTGTAGCTCCTTGTTATCGCTTGACCTATCGGTTTCTTCGTATGATCTCAAGAGGAGAACAAGAATATCGAAGCCTTTAGAACTCCCGTCGTTGGTGAGTTTGCGCCTTGAAAGTGTTGCAATTTCTGTAGACGAGAATTGCCAAGCAGAACCCTTCTCAAAATGTGTAAAGTTAAAAACCCTGTCCATCAACAATTTTCTGATGATCTCGCCTGATTCTGACATAGACAG TTACGTGGGAAGAAAGGGATGGCTATTGAGCTTCAATCTTCCTCACTAG